In Plantibacter sp. PA-3-X8, one DNA window encodes the following:
- the menC gene encoding o-succinylbenzoate synthase translates to MHILDVELITVRLPLVSPFTTSFSTQTERTPLLVKVTALEDGVRTVGWGECVALNDPVYSEEYLDGARSMLEGYLIPILFAAQAAGTDITAERVGHVLRHIVGHRMAKSALEMAVLDAQLRAAGRSFADFFGATVDRVPSGVSVGIHESTAQLLDAVGGYLDEGYVRIKLKIKPGWDIEPVRAVRERFGDIPLQVDANAAYTLLDAPLLRRLDAFDLLLIEQPLAEDDLRQHAQLATLMTTPMCLDESIVSAARAADAIAWGAAAIINIKPGRVGGYLEAKRIHDIASANGVAVWCGGMLETGIGRAANAALAGMPGFTLPGDISASDRFYREDITAPFVLDGGDIAIPTGPGLGVEPIPEVLADVTVHTVTLRAS, encoded by the coding sequence ATGCACATCCTTGACGTCGAGCTCATCACCGTCCGGCTCCCCCTGGTCAGCCCGTTCACCACCTCCTTCAGCACCCAGACCGAGCGGACCCCGCTCCTCGTCAAGGTCACGGCGCTCGAGGACGGCGTCCGCACCGTCGGGTGGGGCGAGTGCGTCGCCCTGAACGACCCGGTGTACTCCGAGGAGTACCTCGACGGCGCGCGGTCGATGCTCGAGGGCTATCTGATCCCGATCCTGTTCGCGGCGCAGGCGGCCGGGACGGACATCACCGCGGAGCGGGTCGGCCACGTCCTCCGGCACATCGTCGGACACCGCATGGCGAAATCCGCCCTCGAGATGGCCGTGCTGGACGCACAGCTGCGCGCAGCGGGCCGCTCCTTCGCGGACTTCTTCGGCGCAACAGTCGACCGGGTGCCCTCCGGGGTGTCCGTCGGTATCCACGAGTCCACCGCGCAACTGCTCGACGCGGTCGGAGGCTACCTCGACGAGGGCTACGTGCGCATCAAGCTGAAGATCAAGCCCGGCTGGGACATCGAACCCGTGCGCGCCGTGCGCGAGCGGTTCGGCGACATCCCCCTGCAGGTCGACGCGAACGCCGCCTACACGCTGCTCGACGCGCCGCTGCTCCGGCGCCTCGACGCCTTCGACCTCCTCCTGATCGAGCAGCCGCTCGCCGAGGACGACCTCCGGCAGCACGCGCAGTTGGCGACGCTGATGACCACCCCCATGTGCCTCGACGAGTCAATCGTCTCCGCGGCACGCGCCGCCGACGCCATCGCGTGGGGCGCGGCCGCCATTATCAACATCAAACCCGGCCGGGTGGGCGGGTACCTGGAGGCGAAACGCATCCACGACATCGCGAGCGCGAACGGGGTCGCGGTCTGGTGCGGCGGCATGCTCGAGACCGGCATCGGGAGAGCGGCCAATGCGGCGCTGGCCGGCATGCCGGGCTTCACGCTACCCGGCGACATCTCCGCGTCCGACCGCTTCTACCGCGAGGACATCACGGCGCCGTTCGTCCTCGACGGCGGCGACATCGCGATCCCGACCGGTCCAGGTCTCGGGGTCGAGCCGATCCCCGAGGTCCTCGCCGACGTGACGGTGCACACGGTCACCCTGCGCGCCTCGTGA
- a CDS encoding GNAT family N-acetyltransferase, which translates to MSSRTTAEVPRSSPSPASVLDEAQTTAGRYAEQSGVVVRLLASPAEMAAAAALLADVWGMEAKHSRLDPSMLVAMVHSGNYVAGAFVDDALVAASVGFFHPPLAHAMHSHITGVLRAYSGHGIGAALKFHQRAWCLQRSVTTMTWTFDPLVARNAYFNLRKLGGRAVAYLPDFYGPMLDELNLGQPSDRMLLEWDLASPVVRAAPLEQPAVALLLRGPEGPIIGSAPADGVDAIRIDLPEDVEALRARDATTARAWRDALRSVTTGLLADGWQLTDFDRRGFYRAERTTHAHP; encoded by the coding sequence ATGAGCAGCCGGACGACCGCGGAGGTACCGCGGTCGTCACCATCACCCGCGTCCGTCCTCGACGAGGCGCAGACGACGGCGGGTCGATACGCCGAGCAGAGCGGGGTCGTCGTCCGCCTGCTCGCGTCGCCCGCCGAGATGGCGGCGGCTGCCGCCCTCTTGGCCGACGTCTGGGGCATGGAGGCGAAGCACTCGAGGCTCGATCCCAGCATGCTCGTCGCCATGGTGCACTCCGGCAACTACGTCGCAGGAGCGTTCGTCGACGACGCGCTCGTCGCCGCGTCGGTCGGGTTCTTCCACCCGCCGCTCGCCCACGCGATGCACTCCCACATCACGGGTGTGCTGCGTGCGTACTCGGGACACGGGATCGGCGCGGCGCTGAAGTTCCACCAGCGCGCCTGGTGCCTTCAGCGATCGGTCACCACCATGACGTGGACGTTCGACCCGCTCGTCGCCCGCAACGCGTATTTCAACCTCCGCAAACTCGGCGGGCGGGCGGTGGCATACCTGCCCGACTTCTACGGGCCGATGCTCGACGAGCTGAACCTGGGCCAACCGAGCGACCGCATGCTGCTCGAATGGGACCTGGCGTCGCCGGTCGTGCGAGCCGCTCCGCTCGAGCAACCGGCGGTCGCGTTGCTGCTCCGCGGTCCCGAGGGGCCGATCATCGGCTCAGCACCCGCAGACGGCGTCGACGCCATCCGCATCGACCTCCCGGAGGACGTCGAAGCCCTCCGGGCGCGGGACGCGACGACCGCTCGTGCCTGGCGCGACGCGTTGCGCTCGGTCACGACAGGACTGCTCGCCGACGGCTGGCAGCTCACCGATTTCGACCGCCGCGGGTTTTACCGCGCGGAGAGGACCACCCATGCACATCCTTGA